A section of the Hevea brasiliensis isolate MT/VB/25A 57/8 chromosome 17, ASM3005281v1, whole genome shotgun sequence genome encodes:
- the LOC110662693 gene encoding protein GAST1, whose protein sequence is MITSLSISPHKLKRLIPPSLSRFFFMLCLQLSREMDKLQSIFTLCFVLMLVLLEENQAFSTPISVSQPQGQGNHAMYGATQGSLRPQECGPRCTTRCSATAYKKPCMFFCQKCCAKCLCVPPGTYGNKQYCPCYNNWKTKKGGPKCP, encoded by the exons ATGATCACCAGTCTTTCTATATCTCCTCACAAATTGAAACGTCTCATCCCTCCTTCTCTTTCTCGCTTTTTCTTTATGTTGTGTTTGCAGCTCTCAAGAGAAATGGATAAGTTACAAAGCATCTTCACGTTGTGCTTCGTGCTAATGCTTGTTTTGCTAGAAGAAAACCAG GCATTTAGCACACCAATCTCAGTTTCTCAGCCGCAAGGACAAGGCAACCATGCAATG TATGGAGCCACCCAAGGCAGCCTTCGTCCACAGG AGTGTGGGCCACGGTGTACTACAAGATGCTCAGCGACGGCATACAAGAAACCATGCATGTTCTTCTGTCAAAAGTGTTGTGCAAAGTGCCTGTGTGTTCCTCCAGGAACCTATGGGAACAAACAGTATTGCCCTTGCTACAACAACTGGAAGACCAAGAAAGGAGGACCCAAATGCCCCTGA
- the LOC110662651 gene encoding uncharacterized protein LOC110662651 — protein MESSRSRLSWVALAVLVVAGILISGEQASAISCQKDVIGLATKCKDFVEKEGPIVKPSKDCCAVVKKANVPCVCSLVTKQIEDLISMEKVFYVAKTCGKKVSPGTKCGSYTVPGA, from the exons ATGGAAAGTTCTAGATCAAGGTTGAGTTGGGtagctttggctgtgttagtaGTAGCCGGAATACTAATTTCCGGTGAACAAGCTTCAGCCATTAGCTGTCAGAAAGATGTTATAGGGCTTGCTACGAAGTGTAAGGATTTTGTTGAAAAAGAAGGACCTATAGTTAAACCATCGAAGGATTGTTGTGCAGTGGTGAAGAAAGCCAACGTGCCATGTGTTTGCTCACTTGTTACCAAGCAAATCGAAGATTTAATCAGCATGGAGAAGGTCTTCTATGTGGCTAAAACATGCGGCAAGAAAGTTTCTCCTGGAACTAAATGTGGAA GTTACACTGTTCCAGGGGCATGA